In Thunnus thynnus chromosome 17, fThuThy2.1, whole genome shotgun sequence, the genomic window aaaaaaaatcagtgagtGGTCTGGAAATTCACTGGCAGCAGGGGGAGACATATCATCAAAGAGCGAATAAAAGGaaataacattttgtatttatattgttttataaaaaGACTTTCCTTATTTAAACCACCGAGTGACACAGTGTTCAATCTATAAATCCTAAATGTTTCACACAGAGATGTTTTTTCTCCAGATCAACAAACCTAGGAGACTTTTCAGTGTCGATATACTTGCCTGATTGAAATGGACTACTATAGAGTAATGTGTTTCACATGTGTTCTTCAGAGGTTACAGTCCTCTCTTTAggatattatgtgttttttctgtatttacaaAATTGTCTCCTAATTGTAGACAGAAttgtcatttcctgtctgtataTACTACATATAGCCTGTTTCTgcaacaaataaaacttttgaGAGCTTCAAATTTCAGTATGTAGACAACCTCTCCTATTAAAGTATCAAAAAAGCCTCATAACATTCACTGTGATTCAGTGTtgagaataaaatatgaataaatctATTAAGTCTAACATTATGTATTTGCTTTGATTAATAAGTGATTTTACTGGAGATTGAATGCACATCTTTAAGGAAACCTGCTTTTCTCAACAGATATTATAAAAAGGAGTGAATATTATAACAAAGACTAACAACTGCAACTCTATTTTGATGTGTTGTTAAGTTATTAATAATGCAGAATAACAAGAGTTTGGCAGCAGCAAGACATTTCAGAGGTTTTACTACGTGGCTTTATTTGGTTTGACTAGATAGGCAAAGGGTGTCGATACTTTCTTCATAAAAGTAACTTAAGATGCAAATCAAGCTGAGCAGAACATGGGGCTAAATTAAGCGCATCAAAACCCCCATAAGACCCTTGGGCATTAATGTGGATTTGCCATCTTTCATTTTTAGAGAAGTGAAACCACATTGGAACCACTTATGAAATATCATCAATAACAACAGACAACGTTTTCTACATGTTGGCATTTTTAGAgggtctgttttcatttttcagtctaTTAAATTCTTGATATAATTAGTTTTCCTGATGTGAAgcaataataattattattattattatttacagctaGAAAAGATTAATTActgtattaattattattttggtTACAGACATATAATGTGCTGAGTGCACAGGTTTTGTTGCCCAGAAACAAAACTAACTTTATCTCACACTTACACCACAGTCTCGTTATCAAAATTTTATATCAAGCACAAACATAACAGGAAATAcagttgtatgtttttaaatgttggcTGTgccctgtaaaaaaaaaatactacactTAAACATCATAGCATGAAAGCACCCAAATTAAtctaaaagtacatttttctggGCAGCTAAATTTATCTAAACATCTTATGCAACAATACAGTAAACCCTGGAAAGACGCTCGTCTACCTTTCAGCATAAAATGTGTGGTTGCGAGAGTAATTACAGTGATATGATTGAAGGTGTGGTGAACGTGTGGTGAGATTTTGTTTACCTGGATGTTCTTCTCACAGTCAGTCTGCTGGTGTAAGGCCAGCTCACTCTCCAGGACAAACTTTTTGCCACACTTGTCACAGATCTGCATTCTTCTGTGTGTGACATTCATGTGCTTCTCCAGATACCAGCGCGTGTTGAACACTCGGGGGCACTTTTCACACGCCAGcatctccttctcctccacgTCTGCTTTCCCTCCCGCCGTCGTGGTCGTGGAACCGGCAGACGATGGGGCTGACCTTGCCGATCTGCGCTTGCTCTTTGGAGGCTCTATGCGCGTCCGTCGCCCCCTGGTGGTCATCCCGGCGGTGGTGGTGCTCAGAGCTGTTCGGAGGCTTTTCCTCCGCGGCTGGCTGGGAGCTGCTGTGCTACTAGCGCACCGACGGGCCCTCTTTGACCTTGTTCTTCGACTTTCAATCTCTTCTTCCTcgtcgtcttcctcctcctcttcatcggggctgtcctcttcctcctcctcctcttcctcctcctcatcctcctcgtCGTCATCCTCGTCACTGCCGGCTCTCTCTGAGTCTTCCGCTGTGGTTCCAGTTTTGTTGTCCCCCTTGGATACGTGAAGGGTCTGATTGTTCAGGTTAACTTCGACGATGATCTGCTCGCGCTTGAAgccctcctcctcaccctcttcttcctcatcttcatcatcgtcTTCAGTGTCATCGGAGGTGCCCTCGTTGCCGGCCTGGGAACCCTGTGTGCCCAACTCCTGCCCTGCTCCTCCCTCTCTGAAatactgctgatgctgctgttgaGTCACATGCTGAGTGGGCAACAGACCAATGTTCACATCTCCCATAGATGTCTTGGTTGCCATTTTATTGTCCACTAACACAGAATAGGGCTTGCCACCTACCTCCCTCCTATGAAGCTTGCCCGTCAGGTCCAGATCTGGGTTAGGGGGGTGAAAATAGGACTGGGACACCTGTGCCCTGCGTCCTTCCTCCTGTGACATCCCGCCAAGGCTAGGGACGGAAACCTCTTCCTTGAGGCTCTGGCAGGATTTCatgaagagggagagggaatgGAGGGATGGAGTTGGTGGGAGCTCAAGGCAACAGAAATGAGCAACTGTTATGGTGCCTAGGTAGACTCGCCCACTCTACAAGGAGGGGTAGGGGAGCCTCACCAATCCCCCACCCTCCTTCTACTGAAGAGACAGGAAGGAGGGGATGAGGTGAAATATAGTCAACCTGATTCAAAGAGAGCATCCATGCTGTCCAAGGTAGGAAATGAAGTTGGAAAGACATACAATCTGTTCCAGGTTTTGTTCCATAAACTTAAAAATCAGACGGCAAAAATCAAAGGCTCAGTGTCTTTGATGCTGAACATTTGAAACTAAATTCCTCTCGAGTTATTATGAGATGTGGGAAGCTCTCAGATTCGGTTTCTCTGAAGGCTGCGGCCCGGCAGGGTGCCAGCGTCTTCAAACTGCAGCGCAGGTAAAGACAAACTGAACGTCTGACGTGGAACTGCTGTAAGAACTTCTGTGTCTTGCTTGAAGAGCCATTTACAGTGCATTACCTATGAGGTGAGAtacggagagagagaaagaaatacagaTGAGATAAAAGGTGCTCTTCCGCTCTGTGTCACTAGAGAGTCTGTGAACTGAAACTACAGCCATATTGTCGAGTTTTCAACACTGTGCACCACATTTGCCCACAAACGTTTCAGTGTTGCGTGTAGGAGTTAAAACCACAGCTTTCACAAATGAATGTGGATTCAATTTCAAATACtaaatattctatatatatattcccAAACTATAATTTAAACACCTAACTATAAAATATAACGCAGACATTGTTTACTTAAGCTATGACATAACACACAGAGAAGTCTTTAAGTCAGTGTACATCCTCTACAATCTTAAAACTTaaattttgaatttaaataatattCAA contains:
- the znf652 gene encoding zinc finger protein 652 — translated: MKSCQSLKEEVSVPSLGGMSQEEGRRAQVSQSYFHPPNPDLDLTGKLHRREVGGKPYSVLVDNKMATKTSMGDVNIGLLPTQHVTQQQHQQYFREGGAGQELGTQGSQAGNEGTSDDTEDDDEDEEEEGEEEGFKREQIIVEVNLNNQTLHVSKGDNKTGTTAEDSERAGSDEDDDEEDEEEEEEEEEEDSPDEEEEEDDEEEEIESRRTRSKRARRCASSTAAPSQPRRKSLRTALSTTTAGMTTRGRRTRIEPPKSKRRSARSAPSSAGSTTTTAGGKADVEEKEMLACEKCPRVFNTRWYLEKHMNVTHRRMQICDKCGKKFVLESELALHQQTDCEKNIQCVSCNKSFKKLWSLHEHIKIVHGYAEKKFSCEICEKKFYTMAHVRKHMVAHTKDMPFTCETCGKSFKRSMSLKVHSLQHSGEKPFRCENCDERFQYKYQLRSHMSIHIGHKQFMCQWCGKDFNMKQYFDEHMKTHTGEKPFICEICGKSFTSRPNMKRHRRTHTGEKPYPCEVCGQRFRFSNMLKAHKEKCFRVTSPVVLQTSGPPVPVRIFANTFSSSSSSSSGPGPSAATPATTSAPLGLSPSGGPMPPRGPVGHTFSHVQLHSTPSHHHPHPPTTQQHLSNTPQHAPPHPHHHLAAPPVSHLPPPPALFKSEPLNHCGHEDSGYLHHMAPPDKGPGAPQHH